A single region of the Nicotiana sylvestris chromosome 6, ASM39365v2, whole genome shotgun sequence genome encodes:
- the LOC104244870 gene encoding uncharacterized protein: MENILSAIENPKEFIKLDRFDGSNFTRWKDKMIFLLTAMKIFYVLDPQLPDVPDPTAEDSDEMKATKKKREDDELRCQGHILNTLTDRLYDMYQNLKSPREIWTALQSAYENEKRGIDKFLSLKYFEFKMVDTKPTMDQIHELQILVSKLSDLEVKIPDALQISAILSKLPSFWNDYRKKILHSSEKLTVEQF; encoded by the coding sequence ATGGAGAACATTCTGTCCGCTATTGAAAATCCAAAAGAGTTCATCAAACTCGATCGTTTTGATGGATCAAACTTTACTCGCTGGAAGGACAAGATGATTTTCCTACTGACTGCTATGAAGATTTTTTATGTTCTTGATCCACAATTGCCTGATGTGCCAGATCCCACTGCAGAGGATTCTGATGAAATGAAAGCAACGAAGAAGAAACGGGAAGATGATGAATTGCGTTGCCAGGGACATATTCTGAATACATTAACAGATCGTCTCTATGATATGTATCAAAATTTGAAGTCTCCAAGGGAAATCTGGACGGCATTGCAAAGTGCTTATGAAAACGAGAAACGAGGTATCGATAAATTTCTATCTTTAAAGTACTTCGAATTTAAAATGGTTGATACAAAGCCCACTATGGATCAGATTCATGAACTGCAAATCTTAGTTTCAAAACTAAGTGATCTTGAAGTTAAAATTCCTGATGCACTTCAAATCAGTGCTATACTTTCTAAACTGCCTTCTTTTTGGAatgactatagaaagaaaatcctGCATTCTTCTGAAAAATTGACTGTGGAACAGTTttga